TCTTCACATCTTCCGTCAATCTGGCAACCATTGGAATCCAGAATAGCGCATATATTACTGCAGCCAAAATGAGCACTGGCCATAGCTGCTTCCCAAATATTACCTTCCTGCACCTCTCCATCTCCTAATAAAACATAAACCCGGGAATCTAATTTATCTATTCTTAACGCCAGGCTCATCCCTAAAGCAATAGAGAGCCCTTGGCCAAGTGAGCCAGATGCCGACTCAACACCTGGAGTTTTACGATCAGGATGCCCCTGAAGAATTGAACCTAATTGCCTTAAGGTAAATAATTTTTCTTCGGAGAAATAACCGGTTTTTGCCAACACCGCATACCATAGCGGGCAACAATGCCCTTTAGACATATGAAAACGATCGCGGTCAGGCCACTGAGGATTATCTGATTTAAAACGTAAAACATTAAAATAAAGGGCAGTAATTAAATCCGTAGCCGACAGGCTCCCCCCGGGATGCCCGGAACCGGCGCGAGCCAACATCTGAATAATCAGGCGGCGAATCTCTTTAGCTTTTACTTCCAATTCTTCGATGGTCAGTTGATTATTTGCCATTATTGGTTAGCTTAAATAATTTTGTTTTTATCTTTTCCTGTGTGGAATCTAACTTGAGGGATTTCTCCCAATTCAATTTTGCGCTTTCCTGGTTGCCCAGTTTTAGAAAAACATCACCTAGGTGATCATAAATTACCGGATCACTCATTAGTGATGCTGCTTTTTCTAACTCATTCAATGCTTCTTTAAATCTGCCTTTTTTAAAATAAAACCATCCTAAACTATCAATATAGGCGCCATTGTCCGGCTCAAGAACTAAGGCCTTTTTGATCATTTTCCCTGCAGCATCGATATTTTTATCCTGCTCCAGATAAAAATATCC
The Candidatus Omnitrophota bacterium DNA segment above includes these coding regions:
- a CDS encoding transketolase; the protein is MANNQLTIEELEVKAKEIRRLIIQMLARAGSGHPGGSLSATDLITALYFNVLRFKSDNPQWPDRDRFHMSKGHCCPLWYAVLAKTGYFSEEKLFTLRQLGSILQGHPDRKTPGVESASGSLGQGLSIALGMSLALRIDKLDSRVYVLLGDGEVQEGNIWEAAMASAHFGCSNICAILDSNGCQIDGRCEDIMGLEPLVAKWQAFGWHTIEINGHDMRQILDAYEQAKTIKDKPTIIIARTVKGKGVSFMEGVVAFHGKAPTQEEAQRALKELV